GTGCAGGGAGATTTACCCCGATTTTTTGCTGGCGATCCAACAGCGGGTTATTTTATGTCCGGGTTGTTCCCTATTATGATGTTTGCAATCCCTGCCATTGCACTGGCGATCATTCAGGAAGCGCGTGAAGATTTGAAGCCCAAGGTACAAAAAACGTTTTTGACGGCTGCACTTGTCTGCTTTTTTACCGGAGTATCGGAACAGATCGAGTTTGCCTTTTTGTTTGCTGCTCCTTATTTGTTCCTCGTTCATGCAGTCATGTCCGGGCTGGCGATGTGGCTTACCTTTGCACTGGATATTCATCACGGTTTTTCCTATTCGGCGGGTTTTATAGATTATGTGCTTAATTTTCATCTATCACATAACGCCTGGTTGCTGATTCCGGTGGGAATAGCATATGGCCTTGTATATTATGTACTGTTTCGATGGGCCATCCGGCGATTCCGCATTCCAACTCCCGGCCGCGAGGAAGGTTCGGTTCTGGAGGATTGGGCTGGCAATATTCCTTACAGTGCTCCGCTTATTTTGGAAGCGCTTGGTGGGAAGGAAAATATAGTGCGGGTGGAGGCCTGCATCACACGTTTGCGGCTGACCGTCCATAATGACAGGCTGATTGATACCGGAGCGATGAAGGCTTTGGGCTCGGCCGGGCTGATCAATCTGGGCGGGGGGAACTTGCAGGTCGTATTCGGAACGTATTCAGAACTGATTCGTGAGGAAATTGCAAAGCTGATGGAGCGTGATCTCCCTCAAATTTTGTTCAATGCCCCTGTACATGGAAAAATGCTGCCGATTCATGAAGTGCCTGACAAAATTTTTGCGACTAAACTGGTCGGGGATGGTGTTGCTTTTGTTCCTGAACGCGGTGAACTTGTATCTCCGGTGTATGGTACTGTGATGCATTTGTATCCGACAATGCACGCTTTAGGCATCTCTACACGAGAGGGACTTGAGGTTCTGCTTCACATCGGGATTGATACTTCACAGCTAAAAGGGAATTTTACTGCTATGGTAGAAGCAGGCGATACGGTGGAGCCGGGGCAATTACTGATCAAATTTGATCTGCAGGCGCTGCGGGAGCAAGCTCCATCACTGGTGACTCCTATGGTTATCACGAATCCGGATCGCGTCAAGTCATGGAGCTTTGCTCCGTTTAAAACAGTGAAAAAAGGTCAGGCCTCGGTAATGTCCGTTGTGCTGCATGACAGGAATGTTGGAGGGGTAGAAACATGATAGAAGGCATCGGCGCCGCAGCAGGTGTGGCAATCGGGAAGGCATTTGTCCTGCCGAGCTGGGAGTGGGATTTACCTGAGCAAAAAATGGATGCGGTTGATCTTGCGAAGGAATTTGAACGGTTGTATGAAGGGATACGCACATCCAAAAGTGAGATCCAGTTTATTAAGGATGAGTTTCGGGAGATGGTAGGGCCGGAGGAATCCAGCATTTTTGATGCTCATCTTGCGATATTGGAAGATCCGGAGTTCATGAACGAAATCCGTGGAATTATTGAGCGTCAGTACAAGGCAGCCGAGGTCGCAGTTAAGGAAGCCATTGATCATTTTGTGACGATGTTTGATTTATTGGATGATGAATATATGAAGGAGCGGGCGATCGACATTAAGGATGTGGGGAACCGGCTGCTCAAGCATTTACTGGGTGCACCGGAAGTCACTCTTCCTAAGGACACACTGCCTTATATATTGGTCGCCAAGGAGCTTTCACCCTCCCAATCGGCTCACTTGAATCCTAGCTATGTGTTAGGCATTGTGACCATGAACGGTGGTAAAACGTCGCACTCTGCGATCATGGCCCGTGCGCTTGGTATTCCGCTCGTTTCGGGACTGGAGAGCAATCTTAATTTGTCTGTCCAGACCGGAGATATGATGATTGTCGACGGGGACCTGGGCAAGGTGTATGTGAATCCGGAAAAAACGGTTATCCACCATTATGAGGTATTGCGTGATGAGCAGCGCCGCAAAAAAGAACAGCTGCAGGTACTTGCTTCCGTGGAAGCTGTGACCAAAGATGGAACCTCACTGAGGCTGGCGGCCAATATCAGTTCCGTTAAGGAACTGGAGGCAGCCTTGAAGCATGGAGCTCAAGGAGTAGGGCTGTTCCGAACGGAATTTTTATATATGGATCGAAAATCTGCTCCAAATGAAGAGGAGCAGTATGAAGTGTATCGGCTGATAGCGGAAAAGGCAGGGAGTCACGCTGTAGTCATCCGTACATTGGATATCGGCGGAGATAAGCCGCTGGATTATCTTCAATTGCCGGAGGAGGAAAATCCTTTTCTAGGCTACCGGGCTATACGGATCAGTCTGGATTCAAGGGAATTATTCAAAACTCAATTAACTGCAATTTTACGGGCCAGTGCAGCAGGGAACATCAAGGTCATGTATCCGATGATCTCATCGGTCGAGGAATTCCGCCAGGCAGATGCTCTGTTGAAGGAAGCTATGTTGGATTTGGATTCGAGAGGGCTTGCCTACAATCCGAACATTCAACGCGGAATTATGATTGAGGTTCCAGCCGCGGCGATGATCGCTGATCTATTGGCGGCTGAAGCTGATTTTTTTAGTATCGGAACGAATGATCTGGTTCAGTATGTGCTGGCTGTAGACCGCATGAACGAGCAGATCGCACATATGTACCACCCATACCATCCGGCTGTGCTGCGGATGCTGCGCATGGCAGCACAAGCGGCACATCAAGCACGCATTGATGTGAGTGTGTGTGGTGAGATGGCTGGAGATGAACGATCCATTCCCCTTTGGCTGGAGCTCGGGATACACCAGCTCAGCATGTCCCCACAATCTTTATTGCGGGTTAAGCATCGTGTGCTGAATACGACTGCATCCGAGGCGAAGATGGTCGCTCGGGCTTGCTTCGCTATGTCTACTGTTGCAGCGATCGAAGACAAGCTGACCGCAGCGAATGTCAACTGTATTCCGGCTGGGCCTGGACAGCAGTAATATGGTGCAATGTCTCGAAAGCCACAGCCGCCAATCAGGACGAAAAAGCACCTTCAAACCAATATATTTTTGGTTTTGAAGGTGCTTTTTTCTTATTTCTGGCTGTTGTCTGCTAACAGATCACAGAATGCTTTTCCGTAAGGTGGAAGGTCCGGCGGACGACGAGCAGATACAATATGTCCGTCGGTCACAACAGGCTCGTCCTTCCAGATCGCTCCTGCATTCTCCATATCATCACGGATACCTGGTGTGGAGGTTACCGTAACACCGTCCAAAATTTTGGCAGAAATCAGCACCCAGCCTGCGTGGCAGATTTGTCCAATTGGTTTACGTGCGGCGTGAAATTCTTGTACGAGTTGAATTACCTTGGGATAGCGGCGCAGCTTATCAGGCGCCCAACCGCCAGGGACAAGAATCCCGTCGTAATCGCTGCTGTTTAGCTCTTCAAAGGCATATTCTGCTTCAGCAGGCACGCCATATTTTCCAATATATTT
This DNA window, taken from Paenibacillus kribbensis, encodes the following:
- a CDS encoding glucose PTS transporter subunit IIA, which gives rise to MNWLGSLQQLGRAVMLPTMVLPAAAILLSLGSLPWSAWGFPMVSDMANAAGHGIFYFLPYLFAVGVALGMSNQAGQAGLAALAGMAIYDQVTLRFGNGIIQPATLIGIILGVISGIAYNRFKSIKLPEVLQFFGGTRFVLLLIGLFSAVFAGLMLLVAPLIQSGLQFIAGLESSLGGFGLFIYGILYRLLAAFGLHHLLNNIFWFQLGTYQTPSGNVVQGDLPRFFAGDPTAGYFMSGLFPIMMFAIPAIALAIIQEAREDLKPKVQKTFLTAALVCFFTGVSEQIEFAFLFAAPYLFLVHAVMSGLAMWLTFALDIHHGFSYSAGFIDYVLNFHLSHNAWLLIPVGIAYGLVYYVLFRWAIRRFRIPTPGREEGSVLEDWAGNIPYSAPLILEALGGKENIVRVEACITRLRLTVHNDRLIDTGAMKALGSAGLINLGGGNLQVVFGTYSELIREEIAKLMERDLPQILFNAPVHGKMLPIHEVPDKIFATKLVGDGVAFVPERGELVSPVYGTVMHLYPTMHALGISTREGLEVLLHIGIDTSQLKGNFTAMVEAGDTVEPGQLLIKFDLQALREQAPSLVTPMVITNPDRVKSWSFAPFKTVKKGQASVMSVVLHDRNVGGVET
- the ptsP gene encoding phosphoenolpyruvate--protein phosphotransferase; translation: MIEGIGAAAGVAIGKAFVLPSWEWDLPEQKMDAVDLAKEFERLYEGIRTSKSEIQFIKDEFREMVGPEESSIFDAHLAILEDPEFMNEIRGIIERQYKAAEVAVKEAIDHFVTMFDLLDDEYMKERAIDIKDVGNRLLKHLLGAPEVTLPKDTLPYILVAKELSPSQSAHLNPSYVLGIVTMNGGKTSHSAIMARALGIPLVSGLESNLNLSVQTGDMMIVDGDLGKVYVNPEKTVIHHYEVLRDEQRRKKEQLQVLASVEAVTKDGTSLRLAANISSVKELEAALKHGAQGVGLFRTEFLYMDRKSAPNEEEQYEVYRLIAEKAGSHAVVIRTLDIGGDKPLDYLQLPEEENPFLGYRAIRISLDSRELFKTQLTAILRASAAGNIKVMYPMISSVEEFRQADALLKEAMLDLDSRGLAYNPNIQRGIMIEVPAAAMIADLLAAEADFFSIGTNDLVQYVLAVDRMNEQIAHMYHPYHPAVLRMLRMAAQAAHQARIDVSVCGEMAGDERSIPLWLELGIHQLSMSPQSLLRVKHRVLNTTASEAKMVARACFAMSTVAAIEDKLTAANVNCIPAGPGQQ
- a CDS encoding type 1 glutamine amidotransferase domain-containing protein is translated as MSRLAGKKVIALVDEEFEDLELWYPIYRVREEGAEVHLAGAEKGKKYIGKYGVPAEAEYAFEELNSSDYDGILVPGGWAPDKLRRYPKVIQLVQEFHAARKPIGQICHAGWVLISAKILDGVTVTSTPGIRDDMENAGAIWKDEPVVTDGHIVSARRPPDLPPYGKAFCDLLADNSQK